Proteins encoded in a region of the Bacillota bacterium genome:
- the gatB gene encoding Asp-tRNA(Asn)/Glu-tRNA(Gln) amidotransferase subunit GatB: MAWETVIGLELHVELNTESKLFCACPARFGAAANTQVCPVCLGLPGALPVLNGSAVDKALIAALALNCEINSESSFSRKNYFYPDLPKGYQITQHETPLARGGWVELADGRRINITRLHLEEDAGKSQHTATETLLDFNRSGIPLVEIVSEPELVRPGEARMYVEAIRDILRYCQVSECRMEAGELRCDANISLRPTGSEGFGEKTELKNLNSLRALERALNYEIGRQRQLLASGKQISRETRRWDENRYCTVPMRDKEQASDYRYFPEPDLPPLQITQTMLNTAKAQVPELPGARASRFQEQYGLGAYDADLLISERYRADWFEAVLEFGVNPKAVANWLLGEVARHQNKTCQSLSELRITPRDLGELIQLEQSGVISGNIARQVLKEMLSHGGSPAEIVQARGWSQVSDQTELAHLVAKTLADNPQSVADYRGGKDRALGFLVGQVMKASSGRANPRLVKQLLTEKLGGTQKG; this comes from the coding sequence TTGGCTTGGGAAACAGTAATTGGACTGGAGTTACACGTTGAACTGAATACGGAGAGTAAACTGTTCTGCGCCTGCCCCGCAAGATTTGGCGCCGCTGCCAACACCCAGGTCTGCCCGGTCTGCCTCGGGCTGCCGGGGGCATTGCCGGTGTTAAACGGCAGTGCTGTGGACAAGGCGCTGATTGCGGCTTTGGCCCTGAATTGCGAGATTAACAGCGAGAGCAGTTTTAGCCGCAAGAACTATTTTTATCCCGACCTGCCCAAGGGGTATCAGATTACTCAACATGAGACGCCCCTAGCCCGAGGTGGTTGGGTGGAACTTGCGGACGGCAGGCGAATAAACATTACCCGCCTGCATCTGGAAGAGGATGCGGGGAAATCGCAGCATACAGCCACAGAAACCTTGCTGGACTTTAACCGCAGTGGGATTCCGCTGGTGGAAATTGTCTCAGAACCGGAGCTTGTTAGGCCAGGGGAGGCCCGTATGTATGTGGAAGCAATTCGTGATATCCTTCGCTACTGTCAGGTTTCCGAATGTCGGATGGAGGCGGGCGAACTGCGTTGTGACGCTAACATTTCTTTGCGACCGACTGGCAGCGAGGGATTTGGGGAAAAGACGGAGCTGAAAAACCTTAACAGTCTGCGGGCCTTGGAAAGGGCGCTGAATTATGAAATCGGACGCCAAAGACAGTTGCTGGCTTCCGGGAAACAAATCTCCAGGGAAACCCGGCGCTGGGATGAGAATAGATACTGCACCGTGCCGATGCGCGATAAGGAACAGGCCTCCGATTACCGCTATTTCCCGGAACCGGACCTGCCTCCGCTTCAAATTACACAGACGATGCTAAACACGGCTAAGGCGCAGGTTCCCGAACTTCCAGGCGCCCGGGCGAGCCGCTTTCAGGAGCAGTATGGACTGGGTGCTTATGATGCCGACTTGCTGATTAGTGAACGTTATCGCGCGGATTGGTTTGAGGCTGTACTTGAATTTGGCGTCAACCCAAAGGCAGTGGCCAATTGGCTGCTGGGCGAAGTCGCGCGGCACCAAAACAAGACCTGTCAATCCCTATCAGAGCTGCGAATCACCCCCCGGGATCTGGGGGAGCTAATCCAATTGGAGCAATCGGGAGTAATCAGTGGCAACATCGCACGCCAGGTGCTAAAAGAAATGCTTAGCCACGGAGGTAGTCCGGCGGAGATTGTCCAGGCCCGGGGCTGGTCTCAGGTCAGTGACCAAACGGAGCTTGCTCATTTGGTCGCCAAGACGCTTGCCGATAACCCCCAATCTGTAGCTGATTATAGAGGGGGCAAGGATCGGGCTTTAGGTTTCCTGGTCGGTCAGGTTATGAAGGCCAGCAGCGGCCGGGCCAATCCCCGATTGGTCAAGCAACTGCTTACTGAGAAGTTAGGCGGCACACAGAAGGGCTAG
- the gatA gene encoding Asp-tRNA(Asn)/Glu-tRNA(Gln) amidotransferase subunit GatA, translated as MMTLTEILPKLASGAMSSRCLTEQYLAREQRASKLNLYITKTTERALATAGTVDALRQQGTELPLLAGVPVAVKDNIAVKGVPLTCASRVLADYRPPADAHVITALAQSPLLGKLNLDEFAMGSSNEHSAFGPVRNPWDLSRVPGGSSGGSAAAVAAGCVPFALGSDTGGSIRQPASFCGVVGMRPSYGRVSRRGLVAFSSSIDQIGPLTRTVADCAYVLNSICGHDPGDSTSCSEPVPDFTDYIRNEVTGLRIGIIQEAFDNGLDTDTGAAVMSAARALETAGARLQGVSLPYNKEALACYHILGPAEASSNLARFDGIRFGVRSSAAELSDVYKRSRDFGPEVKRRLMLGTYVLGARADEDLYNAALRARTIIRKYIDRLFAEVDVLLLPTTPGPAFKLGEQPNPLTMYMNDYYTIPSSLAGLPAISMPCGFTDGLPVGLQLVAARYEEGLLIQVGHTWQCLSDWHLQLPEVG; from the coding sequence ATGATGACTCTGACCGAAATTCTGCCCAAACTGGCTTCCGGCGCCATGAGCTCACGATGTCTTACAGAACAATATCTGGCCCGGGAGCAAAGGGCGTCAAAGCTTAATCTCTACATAACCAAGACTACGGAGCGGGCTCTGGCTACAGCCGGGACAGTGGATGCCTTGCGCCAACAGGGCACTGAGCTACCACTGTTGGCAGGGGTGCCGGTGGCGGTCAAGGATAATATTGCCGTTAAGGGAGTGCCGTTAACCTGCGCATCTAGGGTTTTGGCGGATTATCGGCCGCCGGCAGATGCCCATGTTATCACCGCCTTGGCCCAGTCTCCGTTGTTGGGCAAGCTCAATCTCGATGAGTTTGCCATGGGCTCTTCCAATGAGCATTCTGCCTTTGGTCCCGTCAGGAACCCCTGGGATTTGTCCCGGGTTCCGGGAGGGTCCAGCGGCGGTTCGGCAGCAGCCGTTGCAGCCGGCTGTGTGCCTTTCGCCCTAGGTTCGGACACCGGCGGCTCGATTCGGCAGCCTGCCAGTTTTTGTGGTGTGGTAGGAATGCGCCCAAGTTACGGACGGGTCAGCCGTCGTGGTCTTGTGGCCTTTTCCTCCTCGATTGATCAAATTGGACCCCTAACCCGCACAGTGGCAGACTGTGCCTATGTATTAAACAGTATTTGTGGCCATGACCCCGGTGACAGCACTTCCTGTTCTGAACCAGTCCCCGACTTCACAGACTATATCCGCAATGAAGTGACCGGCCTGCGCATTGGCATCATCCAGGAGGCCTTTGATAACGGTCTCGACACAGATACCGGCGCGGCGGTGATGTCGGCTGCCCGGGCCCTGGAAACGGCCGGCGCTCGGCTCCAGGGAGTTTCTTTGCCATACAATAAGGAAGCCCTGGCCTGTTATCATATCCTTGGCCCAGCAGAGGCCTCCTCTAACCTTGCCCGGTTTGACGGAATCCGCTTTGGCGTGCGTTCATCCGCTGCTGAACTCAGTGATGTTTACAAACGCAGTCGGGATTTCGGCCCGGAGGTAAAGCGGCGCTTGATGCTGGGCACATACGTGCTTGGCGCACGAGCAGATGAAGACTTATACAATGCGGCCCTGCGGGCAAGAACGATAATTCGCAAGTACATTGATCGTCTTTTCGCTGAAGTCGACGTGCTGCTTTTGCCTACAACTCCCGGCCCGGCCTTCAAGCTTGGGGAACAACCGAATCCACTGACCATGTATATGAATGACTATTATACAATCCCGTCTAGTCTCGCCGGCCTACCGGCGATATCCATGCCCTGTGGTTTTACGGATGGACTACCTGTTGGCTTGCAATTGGTGGCCGCACGCTATGAGGAGGGCCTGTTGATCCAGGTTGGTCACACCTGGCAGTGCCTCAGCGATTGGCATCTTCAGCTTCCGGAGGTGGGTTAG
- the gatC gene encoding Asp-tRNA(Asn)/Glu-tRNA(Gln) amidotransferase subunit GatC — translation MITTNDINRIAALARLELDSSEQQQFARQLQSVLEYSQVLKAMDSGSVKPTTTTCAYCCPLRPDRVEPGLEIGETLALAPEHKEGRHRVPPVMEVE, via the coding sequence ATGATTACTACTAATGATATAAATCGAATTGCCGCCCTGGCTCGGTTGGAATTAGATTCTAGTGAACAGCAGCAGTTTGCCCGGCAGTTGCAGTCGGTGCTGGAATACAGTCAAGTACTAAAGGCAATGGACTCGGGCTCTGTCAAACCGACCACAACGACCTGTGCCTATTGCTGTCCCCTGCGCCCTGACCGGGTGGAGCCAGGCCTGGAGATTGGGGAAACGCTTGCATTGGCGCCAGAGCACAAAGAGGGCAGACATCGGGTGCCGCCTGTGATGGAGGTTGAATGA
- a CDS encoding ECF transporter S component, which yields MERSLATNRSMVSYLVKIGLLSALAFILMFLDFPIPLFPAFLKMDFGDVPALIAGFSLGPVAGVFVQLIKNILYFFTKSSTMGVGSLGNFLTGVTLIVPAALIYRRMHTRGGALLGVLVGTAVMALFMAVFNYYVLIPLYITVLGFSMEAVVGMGTAVNANITDLRSLVILGVTPFNIFKGLAVSLVTFLLYKHLSPILRQK from the coding sequence ATGGAACGTTCTTTGGCAACAAACAGGTCAATGGTCAGTTACTTAGTGAAAATCGGTTTACTTTCGGCACTGGCATTTATCCTCATGTTTTTGGATTTTCCGATTCCGCTTTTCCCGGCATTTTTAAAGATGGATTTTGGCGATGTGCCGGCGCTGATTGCCGGGTTTTCACTGGGACCGGTGGCAGGTGTTTTTGTGCAACTGATTAAAAATATCCTGTATTTTTTCACCAAAAGTTCGACAATGGGTGTCGGTTCCCTGGGCAACTTCCTCACCGGCGTGACCTTGATTGTGCCTGCAGCCCTGATCTACCGGCGTATGCACACCCGAGGAGGCGCGCTCCTGGGAGTGCTGGTTGGAACTGCAGTTATGGCCCTGTTTATGGCCGTGTTCAATTACTACGTGCTGATACCTTTATACATCACCGTTCTGGGATTCAGCATGGAGGCCGTTGTTGGCATGGGGACCGCAGTGAATGCCAATATTACCGACCTGCGTTCACTTGTTATCCTCGGGGTCACTCCGTTCAACATCTTTAAGGGACTGGCTGTTTCATTGGTCACCTTCCTGCTCTACAAGCATCTATCGCCAATACTGCGTCAAAAATAA
- a CDS encoding AI-2E family transporter, whose amino-acid sequence MLAMVYSFTEVVNMLEKLRTNPVLKLIVQIVAAILLIVLLWLFGAKLLSILMPFAIAFTIAYILNPMVVWLQKRKIKRFIAVIIIYFIFFGLLFMLFSRLVPAVVAEVNRFSGHIPRYIQQAQELIQEFEDARNHLELPDTVHEVINDGLASLESTLLTTLSRIPEYTTGFARFLFDVFLVLILTFYFLKDFHIIKKGILNAIPANRKHRAYKILREIDQSLGNYIRGQLIICSVIGVSTYLGLLVLGVDFAMMLGVVAGVTNIIPYFGPFIGAFPAVIVALLQSPLMALKVAIVITVIQQVESQLIAPQVLGKRMGMHPLLVIGALIAGGQFFGIIGMVIGVPVVAIIRVLIRNLKNPFGQDAATPGLAKK is encoded by the coding sequence TTGCTCGCTATGGTATATTCTTTTACAGAGGTGGTAAACATGCTGGAAAAATTGCGGACAAACCCCGTGCTTAAATTGATAGTACAAATAGTAGCAGCCATCCTATTAATAGTTCTGCTCTGGTTGTTCGGCGCAAAACTGTTGTCCATCCTGATGCCCTTCGCGATTGCCTTCACCATCGCCTATATCTTAAATCCGATGGTTGTATGGCTGCAAAAGCGTAAAATTAAACGTTTCATCGCTGTAATCATCATTTACTTTATTTTCTTCGGCTTGTTGTTCATGCTCTTCTCCCGACTGGTGCCGGCTGTGGTGGCCGAGGTCAACCGGTTTTCCGGCCACATCCCCAGGTACATTCAACAAGCCCAGGAGCTAATTCAAGAGTTTGAAGACGCACGTAACCATCTAGAGCTCCCAGACACAGTGCATGAAGTAATCAATGACGGTCTGGCCTCTTTGGAGAGCACATTACTGACAACACTATCCAGAATCCCAGAGTATACAACCGGTTTTGCACGCTTTTTATTTGATGTATTCTTGGTCCTGATTCTGACCTTCTATTTCCTTAAGGACTTCCACATTATCAAAAAGGGAATCCTCAATGCTATCCCCGCAAATCGCAAACACCGGGCATACAAAATCCTGCGGGAAATTGATCAAAGTCTTGGAAATTACATCCGGGGACAGTTGATTATCTGCTCAGTGATTGGCGTTTCAACATACTTGGGCCTGCTCGTCCTTGGCGTTGACTTTGCCATGATGCTGGGCGTTGTCGCCGGCGTTACCAACATCATCCCCTATTTTGGCCCCTTTATCGGCGCCTTCCCAGCAGTTATCGTCGCCCTGCTGCAATCACCGCTGATGGCCCTGAAGGTAGCGATTGTAATCACCGTAATTCAGCAGGTTGAAAGCCAGCTGATTGCACCCCAGGTCCTGGGTAAGCGCATGGGCATGCATCCCCTACTGGTAATCGGTGCCCTGATTGCCGGCGGTCAGTTCTTCGGTATTATCGGTATGGTAATCGGGGTGCCGGTGGTGGCAATTATCCGCGTGCTCATCCGCAATCTAAAGAACCCGTTTGGACAAGACGCCGCCACCCCTGGGCTTGCAAAAAAATAG